A genomic window from Synechococcus sp. CBW1107 includes:
- a CDS encoding DNA-directed RNA polymerase subunit gamma produces MTNSNSRTENHFDYVKITLASPERIMQWGQRTLPNGQVVGEVTKPETINYRTLKPEMDGLFCEKIFGPSKDWECHCGKYKRVRHRGIVCERCGVEVTESRVRRHRMGFIKLAAPVSHVWYLKGIPSYVAILLDMPLRDVEQIVYFNCYVVLEPGDHKDLTYKQLLTEDEWLEIEDQIYAEDSEIENEPEVGIGAEALKRLLEDLNLTEIAEQLREDIAGSKGQKRAKLIKRLRVIDNFIATDARPDWMVLDAIPVIPPDLRPMVQLDGGRFATSDLNDLYRRVINRNNRLARLQEILAPEIIVRNEKRMLQEAVDALIDNGRRGRTVVGANNRPLKSLSDIIEGKQGRFRQNLLGKRVDYSGRSVIVVGPKLKMHQCGLPKEMAIELFQPFVIHRLIRQNIVNNIKAAKKLIQRADDEVMQVLQEVIEGHPIMLNRAPTLHRLGIQAFEPKLVDGRAIQLHPLVCPAFNADFDGDQMAVHVPLAIEAQTEARMLMLASNNILSPATGEPIITPSQDMVLGIYYLTAVDRKEVMPSFGDRSRTFAGLNDVINAFEERHLDLHQWVWVRFKGEVDDEDEAETPVHEETLSDGTRIEQWKYRRDRFDEDGALITRYLLTTVGRVVMNRTIIDAVAAT; encoded by the coding sequence ATGACCAACAGCAACTCCCGCACCGAGAACCACTTCGACTACGTCAAGATCACTCTGGCTTCGCCGGAGCGGATCATGCAGTGGGGTCAGCGCACCCTGCCCAATGGTCAGGTGGTCGGTGAGGTGACCAAGCCCGAAACGATCAACTACCGCACGCTCAAGCCCGAGATGGATGGGCTCTTCTGCGAGAAGATCTTCGGCCCCTCCAAAGACTGGGAATGCCATTGCGGTAAGTACAAGCGGGTGCGTCACCGTGGGATCGTCTGCGAGCGCTGCGGCGTTGAGGTCACCGAGAGCCGGGTGCGACGTCACCGCATGGGCTTCATCAAGCTGGCGGCTCCGGTCTCCCACGTCTGGTACCTGAAGGGGATTCCCAGCTATGTGGCGATCCTGCTGGACATGCCCCTGAGGGATGTCGAGCAGATCGTCTACTTCAACTGCTACGTGGTGCTCGAGCCGGGCGATCACAAGGACCTCACCTACAAGCAGCTTCTCACCGAAGATGAGTGGCTGGAGATCGAGGATCAGATCTATGCCGAAGATTCCGAGATCGAGAATGAGCCCGAGGTGGGCATCGGTGCCGAGGCCCTCAAGCGCCTGCTCGAAGACCTCAACCTCACCGAGATTGCCGAGCAGCTGCGCGAGGACATCGCCGGCAGCAAGGGTCAGAAGCGGGCGAAGCTGATCAAGCGGCTGCGCGTGATCGACAATTTCATCGCCACCGATGCCCGCCCCGACTGGATGGTGCTTGATGCCATCCCAGTGATCCCCCCCGACCTGCGCCCGATGGTGCAGCTCGATGGCGGTCGCTTCGCCACCAGCGATCTCAACGATCTCTATCGCCGGGTGATCAACCGCAACAACCGCCTGGCGCGGCTGCAGGAGATTCTCGCGCCCGAGATCATCGTCCGCAACGAAAAGCGGATGCTGCAGGAGGCTGTGGATGCTCTGATCGACAACGGCCGCCGCGGCCGGACCGTCGTGGGTGCCAACAACCGGCCGCTCAAGTCACTCAGCGACATCATCGAGGGCAAGCAGGGCCGCTTCCGCCAGAACCTGCTGGGCAAGCGGGTCGACTACTCCGGTCGTTCCGTGATCGTGGTGGGTCCCAAGCTCAAGATGCACCAGTGCGGCCTGCCCAAGGAAATGGCGATCGAGCTGTTCCAGCCGTTCGTCATTCACAGGTTGATCCGGCAGAACATCGTCAACAACATCAAGGCGGCCAAGAAGCTGATTCAGCGGGCTGATGATGAGGTGATGCAGGTGCTGCAGGAAGTGATCGAAGGTCACCCGATCATGCTCAACCGGGCCCCGACCCTGCACCGGCTCGGCATTCAGGCGTTCGAGCCGAAGCTGGTGGATGGACGCGCCATTCAGCTGCACCCCCTCGTCTGCCCCGCTTTCAACGCCGACTTCGACGGTGACCAGATGGCCGTGCATGTGCCCCTGGCCATCGAGGCTCAGACCGAGGCGCGCATGCTGATGCTGGCGAGCAACAACATTCTTTCGCCGGCCACCGGTGAGCCGATCATCACCCCGTCCCAGGACATGGTGCTCGGCATCTACTACCTCACCGCGGTGGATCGCAAGGAGGTCATGCCCAGCTTCGGTGACCGCAGCCGCACCTTCGCTGGTCTCAACGACGTGATCAATGCGTTCGAGGAACGGCATCTCGATCTGCACCAGTGGGTCTGGGTCCGCTTCAAGGGCGAGGTCGATGACGAGGATGAGGCAGAGACCCCCGTGCATGAAGAGACGCTCAGCGATGGCACCCGCATCGAGCAGTGGAAGTACCGCCGCGACCGCTTCGACGAAGACGGTGCACTGATCACCCGTTACCTGCTCACGACCGTGGGCCGGGTGGTGATGAACAGAACGATCATCGACGCGGTGGCCGCCACCTGA
- a CDS encoding DNA-directed RNA polymerase subunit beta': MTTTPSKPNSQDRRAPLSKEPPRFRNREIDKKALRNLVAWAYKHHGTAATASMADDLKDLGFHYATQAAVSISVEDLRIPFEKARLLEEAEQQITDTEERYRLGEITEVERHTKVIDTWTETNERLVEEVKKNFNENDPLNSVWMMANSGARGNMSQVRQLVGMRGLMANPQGEIIDLPIRTNFREGLTVTEYVISSYGARKGLVDTALRTADSGYLTRRLVDVAQDVIVREDDCGTTRGIPIHADEKGRFFAKLVGRLAGEPVHGSDGSLLVERDGEIDNELSRRIEAAGVKTVVVRSPLTCEAARSVCRKCYGWALAHNQLVDLGEAVGIIAAQSIGEPGTQLTMRTFHTGGVSTAETGVVRSSVAGTVEFGPRARVRSHRTSHGVEAQLSETDFTLSVKPSGKGKIQRLDITSGSVLFVADGDEVPSDMVLAQISAGAAVKKSVEKATKDVICDLAGQVRYEDVIQPRESTDRQGNITLKAQRLGRLWVLAGDVYNLPPNAQPVVRGNTAVTTGEVLAESRLVSEHGGAVRLRDSTGDSREVQIVTASLTLKDCKLVGESTHSGEIWHLEGKDNIRYLLKTQPGSKIGSGEVIAELADDRFRTQTGGLIKYAPGLSIKKARSAKNGYEVSKGGTVLWIPQETHEINKDISLLMIEDGQWIEAGTEVVKDIFSQTAGIVTVTQKNDILREIIVRSGTLHLVSDAKIHARYSDEGRLHNPGEEIAPGLVPEAMVFVEAVDTPEGGALLLRPVEEYPIPDQAHLPELASVKQNGGPSLGLKATQRLTFKDGELIKSVDGVELLRTQLILDTFDTTPQMTVDVEAVPDKRAKTIERLQLVILETLLVRRDTLSDASHGSTHTELQVEDGTSVKSGDVVATTQILCKEDGVVQLPDPVEGEPVRRLIVEREGDTRGIDIGSAELAVSVGQRLVDGEPLASGIEAPCCGQVEAIDGSLITIRLGRPYMVSPDSVLHVRDGELVQRGDALALLVFERQKTGDIVQGLPRIEELLEARRPRESAVLCRKPGTVTIKLGEDDDSVTVSVIEHDDVSTDYPILLGRNVMVNDGQQVTAGEMLTDGPINPHELLECYFEDLRDRKPSMEAAQEAISKLQFRMVQEVQNVYKSQGVTIDDKHIEVIVRQMTSKVRIEDAGDTTLLPGELIELRQVEQVNQAMAITGGAPAEFTPVLLGITKASLNTDSFISAASFQETTRVLTEAAIEGKSDWLRGLKENVIIGRLIPAGTGFGGFEEELRAEAGPHPDILDEEAGSYRRVANLRPDYTVEMPAAAPVTKAVLEDPSEDELDAVRSKRGIEAAASSFAAFARPTQEEGLEEELIPDPAAVEGLQEEGLLTED, encoded by the coding sequence ATGACCACCACCCCCTCCAAGCCCAACTCCCAGGACCGCCGCGCTCCCCTGAGCAAGGAACCGCCGCGTTTCCGCAACCGGGAGATCGACAAGAAGGCCCTGCGCAATCTCGTGGCCTGGGCGTACAAGCACCACGGCACAGCGGCCACGGCCTCCATGGCCGACGACCTCAAGGATCTGGGCTTCCACTACGCCACCCAGGCCGCGGTCTCGATCTCTGTCGAAGACCTGCGCATTCCCTTCGAGAAGGCCCGTCTGCTGGAAGAGGCCGAGCAGCAGATCACCGATACCGAAGAGCGCTACCGGCTGGGGGAGATCACCGAGGTGGAGCGGCACACCAAGGTGATCGACACCTGGACCGAAACCAATGAGCGGCTGGTGGAGGAGGTCAAGAAGAACTTCAACGAGAACGACCCGCTCAACTCCGTCTGGATGATGGCCAACTCCGGCGCCAGGGGCAACATGTCCCAGGTGCGCCAGCTGGTGGGCATGCGCGGCCTGATGGCCAACCCCCAGGGGGAGATCATCGACCTGCCGATCCGCACCAACTTCCGTGAGGGTCTCACTGTCACGGAATACGTGATCTCCTCCTATGGCGCCCGCAAGGGTCTGGTGGACACGGCCCTGCGCACCGCCGACTCCGGCTACCTCACCCGCCGGCTGGTGGACGTGGCTCAGGATGTGATCGTGCGTGAGGACGACTGCGGCACCACCCGAGGCATCCCCATCCATGCCGATGAGAAGGGCCGGTTCTTCGCCAAGCTCGTGGGCCGTCTGGCGGGTGAGCCCGTGCACGGCTCCGACGGATCCCTGCTCGTCGAACGCGACGGCGAGATCGACAACGAGCTCTCCCGGCGGATCGAGGCCGCTGGCGTCAAGACCGTCGTGGTCCGCTCCCCCCTCACCTGCGAAGCCGCCCGCTCGGTCTGCCGCAAGTGCTACGGCTGGGCCCTGGCACACAACCAGCTGGTGGATCTGGGCGAAGCGGTGGGCATCATCGCGGCCCAGTCGATCGGTGAGCCCGGAACCCAGCTGACGATGCGCACCTTCCACACCGGTGGTGTGTCCACGGCCGAAACCGGCGTGGTGCGCTCCTCGGTGGCAGGAACCGTGGAGTTCGGCCCCAGGGCCCGGGTGCGCTCCCACCGCACGTCTCACGGGGTTGAGGCGCAGCTCTCGGAAACCGATTTCACCCTTTCGGTGAAGCCCAGCGGCAAGGGCAAGATCCAGCGGCTCGACATCACCTCAGGTTCCGTTCTCTTCGTCGCCGATGGTGATGAGGTGCCGTCCGACATGGTGCTGGCGCAGATCTCCGCTGGCGCCGCGGTCAAGAAGAGCGTGGAGAAGGCCACCAAGGATGTGATCTGCGATCTGGCGGGTCAGGTGCGCTACGAGGATGTGATTCAACCCCGCGAGTCGACCGACCGCCAGGGCAACATCACCCTCAAGGCCCAGCGACTCGGGCGTCTCTGGGTCCTGGCGGGCGACGTGTACAACCTGCCCCCCAATGCCCAGCCCGTGGTCCGAGGCAATACCGCGGTCACCACTGGTGAGGTGCTGGCCGAGAGCCGTCTGGTGAGCGAACACGGCGGTGCGGTGCGTTTGCGCGATTCCACCGGTGATTCCCGCGAAGTCCAGATCGTCACCGCCAGCCTGACCCTCAAGGACTGCAAGCTTGTGGGTGAATCCACCCATTCCGGTGAGATCTGGCACCTGGAGGGCAAGGACAACATCCGCTATCTGCTCAAGACCCAACCGGGAAGCAAGATCGGCAGCGGTGAGGTGATCGCCGAGCTGGCCGACGACCGCTTCCGCACCCAGACCGGCGGTCTGATCAAGTACGCCCCCGGTCTCTCGATCAAGAAGGCACGCTCCGCCAAGAACGGCTACGAGGTGTCCAAGGGCGGAACCGTTCTCTGGATTCCCCAGGAGACTCACGAGATCAACAAGGACATCTCCCTGTTGATGATCGAGGACGGCCAGTGGATCGAGGCCGGTACCGAGGTGGTCAAGGACATCTTCAGCCAGACGGCCGGGATCGTCACCGTGACCCAGAAGAACGACATCCTGCGCGAGATCATCGTGCGTTCGGGAACGTTGCACCTCGTCAGCGACGCCAAGATCCATGCCCGCTACAGCGACGAAGGTCGCCTGCACAATCCCGGTGAGGAGATCGCCCCTGGCCTGGTTCCCGAGGCGATGGTGTTCGTCGAGGCTGTCGACACTCCTGAGGGTGGTGCCCTGCTGCTGCGGCCGGTGGAGGAATACCCCATCCCCGACCAGGCCCACCTTCCCGAGCTGGCCAGCGTCAAGCAGAACGGTGGCCCTTCCCTGGGCCTCAAGGCCACCCAGCGGCTCACCTTCAAGGACGGTGAACTGATCAAGTCCGTGGATGGTGTCGAGCTGCTGCGCACCCAGCTGATCCTCGACACCTTCGACACCACTCCCCAGATGACGGTGGATGTGGAGGCTGTCCCCGACAAGCGCGCCAAGACGATCGAGCGCCTGCAGCTGGTGATCCTCGAAACCCTGCTGGTCCGCCGTGACACCCTCTCCGATGCCAGTCACGGCTCCACCCACACCGAGCTGCAGGTGGAGGACGGCACCAGCGTCAAGAGCGGCGATGTGGTGGCCACCACCCAGATCCTCTGCAAGGAAGACGGCGTGGTGCAACTGCCCGATCCGGTGGAAGGGGAACCGGTGCGTCGCCTGATCGTCGAGCGTGAGGGCGACACCCGCGGGATCGACATCGGCAGCGCCGAGCTGGCCGTGAGCGTGGGTCAGCGCCTGGTGGATGGTGAGCCCCTCGCCAGCGGGATCGAGGCTCCCTGCTGCGGTCAGGTGGAAGCCATCGACGGCAGCCTGATCACCATCCGACTGGGCCGTCCGTACATGGTCTCGCCGGATTCGGTGCTGCACGTGCGCGACGGCGAACTCGTGCAACGGGGGGATGCCCTGGCGCTGCTGGTGTTCGAGCGGCAGAAGACCGGGGACATCGTCCAGGGTCTGCCCCGGATCGAGGAACTGCTCGAAGCACGCCGTCCGCGGGAATCCGCCGTGCTCTGCCGCAAGCCCGGCACCGTCACGATCAAGCTGGGTGAAGACGACGACTCGGTCACCGTCTCCGTGATCGAGCACGACGATGTCAGCACCGATTACCCGATCCTGCTCGGGCGCAACGTGATGGTGAACGACGGCCAGCAGGTCACGGCCGGTGAAATGCTCACCGACGGTCCGATCAATCCCCACGAACTGCTGGAGTGCTACTTCGAGGACCTGCGGGACCGCAAGCCCTCGATGGAGGCGGCCCAGGAAGCCATCTCCAAGCTGCAGTTCCGCATGGTGCAGGAGGTGCAGAACGTCTACAAATCCCAGGGGGTCACCATCGATGACAAGCACATCGAGGTGATCGTGCGCCAGATGACCAGCAAGGTGCGCATCGAGGATGCCGGTGACACCACCCTGCTGCCCGGTGAGCTGATCGAGCTCCGCCAGGTGGAGCAGGTGAACCAGGCAATGGCCATCACCGGTGGCGCCCCCGCCGAGTTCACGCCGGTGTTGCTGGGCATCACCAAGGCCTCGCTCAACACCGACAGCTTCATCTCCGCCGCCAGCTTCCAGGAGACCACCCGGGTGCTCACCGAAGCGGCGATCGAGGGCAAGAGCGACTGGCTGCGCGGTCTCAAGGAGAACGTGATCATCGGCCGCCTGATCCCCGCCGGCACCGGCTTCGGTGGCTTCGAGGAGGAACTGCGTGCAGAAGCCGGTCCCCACCCCGACATCCTCGACGAGGAGGCCGGCAGCTACCGGCGCGTGGCCAATCTCCGCCCGGACTACACGGTGGAGATGCCCGCCGCGGCCCCGGTCACCAAGGCGGTGCTGGAGGATCCTTCCGAGGACGAGCTCGATGCGGTTCGCAGCAAGCGGGGCATCGAGGCGGCCGCCAGTTCCTTCGCGGCCTTTGCCAGGCCCACCCAGGAGGAAGGTCTGGAGGAAGAGCTCATCCCCGATCCCGCGGCCGTTGAGGGCCTGCAGGAAGAGGGTCTACTCACAGAGGACTGA
- a CDS encoding high light inducible protein encodes MLEPTLIPKRRLPRFGFHTHTERLNGRLAMLGFIALVAVERWLGHGLLIWS; translated from the coding sequence TTGCTGGAACCCACGCTCATTCCGAAGCGGCGCCTGCCCCGCTTCGGCTTCCACACCCACACCGAACGGCTCAACGGTCGTTTGGCCATGCTCGGTTTCATCGCTCTGGTGGCGGTGGAGCGCTGGCTCGGCCATGGACTGCTGATCTGGTCGTGA
- the rlmN gene encoding 23S rRNA (adenine(2503)-C(2))-methyltransferase RlmN, whose amino-acid sequence MIAAAPSPQDVPLLGLGLGELEAWAVSQGQPAFRGRQLHDWIYAKGARRLADISVLPKAWRESLTAQADPAGADPLGRSRELQRSVANDGTTKLLLGTADGLSLETVGIPSRDRLTVCVSSQVGCPMACRFCATGKGGLQRSLAVHEIVDQVLCVREVMGRRPSHVVFMGMGEPLLTIDSVLGAIHCLCTDLGMAQRQITVSTVGVSSTLPRLAELALEKLGRAQFTLAVSLHAPDQGLREQLIPTARAYPLETLLDDCRRYVEITGRRVSFEYILLGGLNDHPRQASALAALLRGFQSHVNLIPYNPIEEEDFQRPSPERVEAFRRALQERHVAVSVRASRGLDEDAACGQLRRRAAVTSL is encoded by the coding sequence GTGATCGCCGCGGCGCCCTCGCCCCAGGACGTGCCCCTGCTGGGCCTGGGCCTGGGCGAGCTGGAAGCCTGGGCGGTCAGCCAGGGGCAACCCGCTTTTCGTGGCCGTCAGCTGCACGACTGGATCTATGCCAAGGGGGCCCGGCGCCTGGCTGACATCAGCGTGCTGCCAAAAGCGTGGCGGGAGAGCCTCACTGCTCAGGCAGACCCTGCTGGCGCCGATCCGCTCGGCCGATCCAGGGAACTGCAGCGCAGCGTGGCCAACGATGGCACCACCAAGCTGCTGCTGGGGACCGCCGATGGCCTCAGCCTCGAAACCGTGGGCATTCCCTCCCGCGATCGCCTCACGGTCTGCGTCTCGAGTCAGGTGGGCTGTCCGATGGCCTGCCGCTTCTGCGCCACCGGCAAGGGCGGGCTGCAGCGCTCCCTGGCGGTGCACGAGATCGTCGATCAGGTGCTGTGCGTGCGCGAGGTGATGGGCCGCCGTCCCAGCCACGTGGTGTTCATGGGCATGGGCGAACCCCTGCTCACGATCGATTCCGTGCTGGGGGCCATTCACTGCCTCTGCACCGACCTGGGCATGGCCCAGCGCCAGATCACGGTCAGCACCGTTGGGGTGTCCAGTACCCTTCCCAGACTGGCCGAGCTTGCCCTGGAGAAACTGGGCCGTGCCCAGTTCACCCTGGCCGTGAGTCTGCATGCTCCGGATCAGGGTCTGCGGGAGCAGTTGATCCCCACTGCCCGCGCCTACCCGCTGGAGACGCTGCTCGATGACTGCCGCCGCTATGTGGAGATCACCGGCCGGCGCGTGAGCTTCGAGTACATCCTGCTGGGGGGCCTCAACGACCACCCACGCCAGGCATCGGCCCTGGCGGCGCTGTTGCGCGGGTTCCAGAGCCACGTGAACCTCATCCCCTACAACCCGATCGAGGAGGAGGATTTTCAGCGCCCCAGCCCTGAGCGGGTGGAGGCCTTCCGCAGGGCGCTGCAGGAGCGGCATGTGGCCGTGAGTGTCCGAGCCAGCCGCGGTCTCGATGAAGATGCCGCCTGCGGTCAGCTCAGGCGGCGGGCGGCGGTCACGTCACTCTGA
- a CDS encoding MFS transporter: protein MAPEPASERITAVEAASGPRRRLVAVTAQGVASGTPYMVGSKLLQGWLAANQVPLSLIGLLGLAELPYTLKMLWAPALDRWPLPWPDRRRGWLLLLQITLVVVIAAMALLRPGTGGGSLTVIGLMAVLLAVCSATQDIAVDAYRTDLLPPAERGGGAAASALGYRGAMLAIGAGGFMLAGRFGWPAAFLASAALLLAVVPFTLAAPRLAPIEHPVTSLRQAVVGPARDFLRRTGFGRAALLLLLVLLYRWPDGLLSLMAVPFLIQQGFSPGLIGAVQGGWGIAATMIGTVLGGVLFSRLGMNRSLWLFALIGAIGNLSYWALAQFGGGKTALVLAVGMENIGGGMVGAVFVALLMSLCNPRFSATQYALLSGVYALSRSILAAPAGLVAERVGWSSFFLFTVGAALPAFLLMLRLTPWNGAGPRGAFDPAKDPT from the coding sequence TTGGCACCCGAACCAGCCAGCGAGCGCATCACAGCGGTCGAGGCGGCCTCCGGCCCCCGCCGCCGCCTGGTGGCGGTGACGGCCCAGGGGGTGGCCAGCGGCACTCCCTACATGGTGGGCAGCAAGCTGCTGCAGGGTTGGCTGGCGGCCAACCAAGTGCCCCTGAGCCTGATCGGCCTGCTCGGCCTGGCGGAACTGCCCTACACCCTGAAGATGCTCTGGGCGCCGGCCCTCGACCGCTGGCCACTGCCCTGGCCGGACCGCAGGCGTGGCTGGTTGCTGCTGCTGCAGATCACCCTGGTGGTGGTGATCGCTGCCATGGCTCTGCTGCGACCCGGCACTGGCGGGGGCAGTCTCACGGTGATCGGCCTCATGGCCGTGCTGCTGGCCGTCTGCAGCGCCACCCAGGACATCGCCGTCGACGCCTACCGCACGGACCTTCTCCCGCCGGCGGAGCGGGGCGGCGGAGCGGCTGCCTCCGCCCTGGGCTATCGGGGAGCCATGCTGGCCATCGGTGCCGGGGGGTTCATGCTGGCCGGCCGCTTCGGCTGGCCAGCGGCGTTCCTGGCCTCGGCCGCGCTGCTGCTCGCGGTGGTTCCGTTCACCCTGGCGGCGCCGCGGCTGGCACCGATCGAGCATCCCGTCACCAGCCTGCGGCAGGCGGTGGTGGGCCCGGCACGTGATTTCCTCCGCCGCACCGGCTTCGGACGGGCCGCTCTGCTGCTTCTGCTGGTTCTGCTCTACCGCTGGCCCGATGGCCTGCTCAGCCTGATGGCGGTCCCGTTCCTGATTCAGCAGGGGTTCAGTCCCGGGCTGATCGGGGCGGTGCAGGGGGGCTGGGGCATCGCCGCGACGATGATCGGCACGGTGCTCGGCGGCGTGCTCTTCAGCCGTCTGGGCATGAACCGTTCCCTCTGGCTGTTCGCCCTCATCGGAGCGATCGGCAACCTCTCCTATTGGGCCCTGGCCCAGTTCGGTGGCGGAAAGACCGCACTGGTTCTGGCTGTCGGCATGGAGAACATCGGCGGCGGGATGGTGGGAGCGGTGTTCGTGGCCTTGCTGATGAGCCTCTGCAACCCGCGCTTCTCCGCCACCCAGTACGCCCTGCTCTCCGGGGTCTATGCCCTGAGCCGCTCAATCCTGGCCGCGCCAGCCGGGCTGGTGGCCGAACGGGTGGGCTGGAGCAGTTTTTTCCTGTTCACGGTGGGAGCCGCACTGCCGGCCTTTCTGCTGATGCTGCGGCTCACCCCCTGGAACGGCGCCGGCCCCCGCGGCGCCTTCGATCCAGCGAAGGATCCCACCTGA
- a CDS encoding HEAT repeat domain-containing protein, whose amino-acid sequence MTDQANPDPGGSLPPYAHGPAELAFDPELLAGELAQELLGDPLEDLDALEPAEADIAAECDLGLEWLRGGHDQRMQGLRIFCEHRDPRAIPLLLPLLEATCPILRMSAVYALGRNPDPRAVAPLLALLQDDSNGYVRKAVAWSLGNYPESPVLNPLIRALQNDIAAVRLWAAGSLADVGGTGAAKADQAAAQLLVSLRIDSEPVVRSNSAWSLGRLYDHLVDPRQGELVETLVAVMLQDADSTVRDEARVALEQLESPAVLERLQTLVDEGLIR is encoded by the coding sequence ATGACCGACCAAGCCAACCCCGATCCCGGCGGTTCCCTGCCCCCCTACGCCCACGGTCCGGCCGAGCTGGCCTTCGACCCGGAGTTGCTGGCTGGCGAGCTGGCCCAGGAGCTGCTGGGCGATCCGCTCGAGGATCTCGATGCACTCGAGCCCGCCGAGGCCGACATCGCCGCGGAATGCGACCTGGGGCTGGAGTGGCTCAGGGGCGGCCATGACCAGCGCATGCAGGGGCTGCGCATCTTCTGTGAGCACCGCGACCCCCGGGCGATCCCGCTGCTGCTGCCCCTGCTGGAGGCCACCTGTCCGATCCTGCGCATGAGCGCGGTCTATGCACTGGGCCGCAACCCCGATCCGCGTGCGGTGGCCCCCCTGCTGGCCCTGCTGCAGGACGACAGCAACGGCTACGTGCGCAAGGCCGTGGCCTGGAGCCTGGGCAATTACCCCGAGTCGCCCGTGCTCAATCCTCTGATCCGGGCCCTGCAGAACGACATCGCGGCCGTGAGGTTGTGGGCGGCGGGATCCCTGGCGGATGTGGGCGGTACGGGCGCGGCCAAGGCCGATCAGGCCGCCGCCCAGTTGCTGGTGAGCCTGCGCATCGATTCCGAGCCGGTGGTGCGCAGCAACAGCGCCTGGTCGCTGGGGCGCCTCTACGACCACCTGGTGGATCCACGTCAGGGGGAACTGGTGGAAACGCTGGTGGCGGTGATGCTCCAGGACGCTGATTCCACCGTGAGGGACGAGGCGCGGGTGGCCCTGGAGCAGCTGGAGAGTCCGGCGGTGCTGGAGCGGCTGCAGACCCTGGTGGACGAGGGCCTGATCCGCTGA
- a CDS encoding DUF2997 domain-containing protein: MAQTTIRFRIRPDGRVEELVEGVQGAACERLTERIETQLGSLEQRRSTSEAFQAAAQAVTPSVSLHQRSA; the protein is encoded by the coding sequence ATGGCCCAGACCACCATCCGCTTCCGTATTCGCCCCGATGGGCGGGTCGAGGAGCTTGTGGAAGGCGTCCAGGGTGCAGCCTGCGAGCGGCTCACCGAGCGGATCGAGACCCAACTCGGTTCGCTGGAACAGCGCCGCTCCACGTCCGAGGCCTTTCAGGCCGCGGCTCAGGCTGTCACCCCCTCGGTGAGCCTGCACCAGCGTTCCGCCTGA
- a CDS encoding DUF1257 domain-containing protein, with protein MSHFSTVKTELRDRVALLEALRDLGHDPELGQRPVRGYRGQTVLADVALTRNDGCDIGFRWNAESGTYELVTDLELWKQPIPVERFLAQITQRYALHQVLAASAQEGFQVSEQTSSLDGSIELVVTRWDG; from the coding sequence ATGTCCCACTTCAGCACCGTCAAGACCGAACTGCGCGACCGCGTGGCCCTGCTCGAGGCCCTGCGGGACCTCGGCCACGACCCTGAGCTGGGGCAGCGGCCGGTCCGTGGATACCGCGGCCAGACCGTGCTCGCCGATGTGGCCCTCACCCGCAACGACGGCTGCGACATCGGCTTCCGCTGGAATGCCGAATCCGGCACCTATGAGCTCGTCACCGACCTGGAGCTGTGGAAGCAGCCGATTCCGGTCGAACGTTTTCTCGCCCAGATCACCCAGCGCTATGCCCTGCACCAGGTTCTGGCCGCCTCCGCCCAGGAGGGCTTCCAGGTGAGCGAGCAGACCTCCAGCCTGGATGGTTCGATCGAGCTCGTGGTCACCCGCTGGGATGGCTGA
- a CDS encoding ferredoxin — MAEVDPSLAYAAPARSRVQPSGHEPLLGGSLRQQAVWVDEAVCIGCRYCAHVAGNTFLVEPVWGRSRAIRQDGDSTEIIQEAIDTCPVDCIHWVPYEDVAQLDERLRSQELLPLGYPSQSRVQRTLPRP, encoded by the coding sequence ATGGCTGAGGTCGATCCCTCCCTGGCCTACGCGGCACCGGCCCGCTCCAGGGTGCAACCCAGCGGCCATGAGCCGTTGCTTGGGGGCAGCCTGCGTCAGCAGGCCGTCTGGGTCGATGAGGCCGTCTGCATCGGCTGCCGCTACTGCGCGCATGTGGCTGGCAACACCTTCCTGGTGGAACCGGTCTGGGGTCGGTCCCGGGCGATCCGCCAGGACGGCGACAGCACCGAGATCATCCAGGAGGCGATCGACACCTGTCCGGTTGATTGCATCCACTGGGTGCCGTACGAAGACGTGGCCCAGCTCGATGAGCGCCTGCGCTCCCAGGAGCTGCTGCCTCTGGGCTATCCGAGCCAATCCCGGGTTCAGCGCACCTTGCCTCGGCCTTGA